The genomic DNA CGCGCGAACTCGAGCGCGACGGCGTCAAGGCCGAATCTATCCACGGCGACAAGACCCAGGCCGACCGCATGAAGGCGCTCGAGGCCTTCAAGGCCGGCGAACTCGAAGTGCTGGTGGCCACCGACGTGGCCGCGCGCGGCCTCGACGTCGCCGGCGTGCCTTGCGTCATCAACTACGACCTGCCGTACAACGCCGAAGACTACGTGCACCGCATCGGCCGTACCGGCCGCGCCGGCGCCACGGGCGAAGCCATCGCCCTGTTCACCGCCGACGAAGAACGCTTCCTGCTCGACATCGAGAAGCTGATCAAGCGCGAAGTGCCGCGCGGCACGCTCGACGTGCCGGCCGAACTGGTCGCGCGCAGCCATGGCCGCCGCGAGGAACGCGGTTCGTCGTCGCGCGAAGGCGGCCGTGAACGCGGCCGCTCTTCCGAGCGCCGCTCGGGCGGCGGCGCTTCGCGCCAGCCGGTGGACGACTTCTTCCTCAAGCCCTACGAACCGTCGGCTCCGTCGGCGCCGGCCGAGGAACAGGCGCCGCGCCAGAATGGCAATTCGTCCGCGCCCAAGCGCCAGCTTGCCGTGTTGCTGGGTGGCAGCCGCAAGTAGGGCGACGATCGCCGCCCCGGCGTCGCGGCCGCGCTGCGCGCCCAACGGAAAAGCGCCCTGGCAGGGCGCTTTTTTCATATGTGCGGATTCAGGCGGCGAGCAGCCGTGGCAGGTCGGGCAACGGTGCGGTGACCGGCGCGCTGTGTTCGTCCAGGCTTTCCAGCAGCCGCTCGAGATGGCCGATATGGGGCAGCATGGGGCCGTAGAAGACCACGCGCCCGCCGACCTGGACCAGCAGGGTGGGGAAGTTCTCGACGTCGACCTCGCCCAGCAGTTCGGCGTGGTCTTCGATGTCGATCCAGGCGAAGACGTGGTGCGGCAGGGTACTGGACAGGGCCCGCAGCTTGGGTTTGTATTCTTCGCAGGTGTCGCACCAGGCGGCGCAGAAGCACGCCACCAGCCAGGCCTTGGGCGAGGCCGCCAGTTGGGCGCGCAGGGCAGTGAGATCGGAGCCGGGAACCAGTAATGTCATACGAGCGCGGGAAAGCGTGTTTGACTATCATACCCGGGATGATCACCTTCCATTGTTCCCGCCATGCCTGTCCTGCGCCCTGATACCGAGATGCCCGGCGCCAGCCGCTACACCCGCAGCATGGCGGGTGTAGCACAGGCCTTCAAGCGCGCGCTGGTGTCGCAGTGCCACCCGACCATGCTGTTCGCGCTGCTGCTGCCCTTCCTGATCGCGCTGGTCGGCGCGCTGCTGTTGTTCTGGCTGTTCTGGACGCCCCTGACCGACTGGCTCGCCGCCCAGGCCTCGCACTGGGACTTCATCAACCGCACCGACGAATGGCTGCTGGCGATGGGGCTGTTCTCGCTCAAGCTCTATCTGGTGCCGCTGGTCGCCGTGTCGATCCTGCTGCCGCTGTCGGGCGTGCTGGGCCTGGCGATCGCCGCGGTGTTCGTCATGCCGCTGGTGCTGCGCCACGTCAGCCAGCGCGAATACGCCGGCCTCAGCCGGCAGGGCAAGCTGGCCACCACCGTCAGCGTCTGGAACGCGGTATGGGTGTCGGGCGCGTTCGTGCTCGGCTGGCTGTTCACCATGCCGTTGTGGCTGGTGCCGCCGATGGCCCTGGTGCTGCCGGTCTTCTGGTGGACCTTCGCCTTCTCGCGCATGATGCGGGTCGACGCCATCGTCGAGCATGCCAGCCCGGCCGAGCGCAAACTCATCCTCGAACGCAACAATGGCGGCTTCTGGATCATCGGGTTGATCTGCGCGCTGCTCAACCTGCTGCCGCCGGCCTGGATCATCCTGCCGGTGTTTTCGGCGCTGGTCTATGCCCACTACGGACTGGACGCGGTGCAACGGCTGCGTCAGGATCGCACCATCGACGTCGCCTGACGCGGCGTCGTCCGCCTCCCTCAACCGCCACTCTCTGGAACCGGACATGGCAGCAGAACCCGCCTCCCGCCGCATCGGCCTCATCATCGTCGGTGACGAAATCCTTTCGGGCCGCCGGCAGGACAAACACTTTTCCAAGGTCGTGGAACTGCTCGGCGCGCGCGGCATGCAGTTGGGCTGGGCGGAATTCCTGCCGGACGACCGCGATACCCTGGTGGCAGCCTATCGGCGCAGCTTCGCCACCGGGGATGTGGTGTTCTCGTGCGGCGGCATCGGCGGGACGCCCGACGACCATACCCGCCAGGCCGCCGCCGCCGCGCTCGATCTGCCACTGGCCCTGCATCCCGAGGCCGAACAGGCCATCGCGCTGCGCACCGCCGAAATGGCGGCCAAGGGGCAGGGCACGGCCGACATGAGCGCGCCCGAGAACCAGCAGCGGCTGCAGATGGGCGTGTTCCCGGAGGGCTGCGAGATCGTGCCCAACCCCTACAACCGCATTCCGGGCTTTTTCATCCGTGACCACACCTTCGTGCCGGGCTTCCCGGTGATGGCGTGGCCGATGCTGGAATGGACGCTCGACACGCGCTATCGTGCGTTGCAACATACGCGCCGCCACGCCGAGCATTCCTTCCTGGTGTTCAGCATGCCGGAATCCCGCATCACGCCGGCCATGCAGATGGTGGAAACACGCTGGCCCGGCGTGCGCGCCTTCAGTCTGCCCAGCGTCGGCGAAGCCGGCGGCACGCCGCACATCGACCTGGGCGTGAAGGGCGAGCCCGAGGCGGCGGCCGAGGCATTGGCGTTTCTGCGAGCCGAAGTGTTGCGCCTGGGCGGCAAGCTGGCGCCGCCCGCGGCCTGAGGACAGATGCTGGCCGAATCGGGGAGTGTCCCCGATAGGCAGGCCAAAAAACGGTTGCCAAATGGCTCCGTAAATTTCACAATACGGGAAAGAACTGTTTGCTGCGTTGCCGCAAGTTTGGTCTTCCGGTGGCGCGGCGCGAGCCCTTTCCCCGCCTATGTCCCGCCCTTCCTCCACTCGCAACGCCCTGGATGCCGAAACCGACGGCGCCTCGGGCAGTCCCATCGCCATCCAGGTCATCGAGCGCGCCATGCGCCTGCTCGACGCGCTGGCCGCGCAGCCCGATCCCGTCACGCTCAAGGAACTGTCCGCGACCACCGGCCTGCACGCCTCCACCGCGCACCGCATCTTGAACGACCTGGTGGTGGGGCGCTACGTCGAGCGGGTGGACAACGGCCTGTATCAGCTGGGCATGCGTTTGCTTGAACTGGGCTCGCTGGTCAAGGGACGGCTCAACGTGCGCGAGGCGGCCATCGCCGCCATGCGATCGCTGCACAAGCTGACGGGGCAGACCGTCAACCTGTCGGTGCAGCAGGGCGACGAGATCGTCTATATCGACCGCGCCTGGAGCGAGCGTTCCGGCATGCAGGTGGTGCGCGCCATTGGCGGCCGGGCGCCGCTGCACCTGACCTCCACCGGCAAGCTGTTCCTGTCCACCGCCGACACCCGCCAGGTGCGCGCCTATGCGCTCCGTACCGGCCTGGCCGGCCACACCCGCAATAGCCTGACCGACCTGGAGCGTCTCGAACGCGAGCTGGCGCTGGTGCGCCGCCATGGCTATGCGCGCGACAACGAGGAACTGGAACTGGGCGTGCGTTGCATCGCCGCGGGCATTTTCGATGACACCGGCAAGCTGGTGGCCGGGCTGTCGATCTCGGCGCCGGCCGAACGCCTGCAGGACGACTGGATCAAGGCGCTGGTCGATACCGCCGCCAGCATTTCCGAGGCGCTGGGCTACGAGCCCTCGGTGTCCAGCGGCTTCAATGGCCTGGGCATGGCGGCCGAGGCGATGCGCACCTGATACGCCTGCCGCATCCCCCAACGAAAAAGCCCCGCGGTTTCAGCAACCGAGGGGCTTTTTCACTGCCGGGGACAGGATGTCCACCAGGCGCGATAGGCAGCGCAGGCCCCGCCTGGCGGGGCCCCTGGCTTACTGCTGTTCGACGCCGGCCTTCTTGAACAGCTCGGCCCATTGCGGGACCTGCTGCTTGACCTTGGCCTCCAGCGCCTGCGGGTTGGCTTCCTTGGTCAGCACCGTCGCGCCCAGTTGCTTCATGCGCTCCTGGAACTTGGGGTCGGCCAGGCCGGCCTGCAGGCTCTTGACCAGCTTGTCGACCACCGGCTTGGGCGTGCCCTTCGGCACCCACATGCCATGCCAGATACCCACTTCGAAACCCTTGAAGCCGGACTCGTCCATGGTGGGCAGCTTGGGCAGGGTGGGCACGCGCTGCAGGCTGGTGACGGCGTAGGCCTTGACCTTGCCGCCGTCGATCTGCTGCGTGGTGTTGGTGGTCTGGTCGCACAGCAGGTCCACCTGCTTGCCCAGCAGGTCGTTCATGGCCGGCGCCGTGCCCTTGTACGGGATGGTCAGCAGTTGCACGCCCAGGGCCTCGACCAGCATGGTGCCGCACAGGTGGCTGGCGGCGCCGATGCCGGCATTGGCCAGCGAGACCTTGTCCTTGTTCTTTTTGACGTAGTCGGCCAGTTCCTGGATGGTGTTGGGCGGGAAGTCCGAGCGCGCGATGATGGTCATCGGCACGTCGACCACCAGGCCGATGGGCTCGAAGCTCTTGTAGGGGTCGTACCC from Achromobacter xylosoxidans includes the following:
- a CDS encoding EI24 domain-containing protein, with amino-acid sequence MPVLRPDTEMPGASRYTRSMAGVAQAFKRALVSQCHPTMLFALLLPFLIALVGALLLFWLFWTPLTDWLAAQASHWDFINRTDEWLLAMGLFSLKLYLVPLVAVSILLPLSGVLGLAIAAVFVMPLVLRHVSQREYAGLSRQGKLATTVSVWNAVWVSGAFVLGWLFTMPLWLVPPMALVLPVFWWTFAFSRMMRVDAIVEHASPAERKLILERNNGGFWIIGLICALLNLLPPAWIILPVFSALVYAHYGLDAVQRLRQDRTIDVA
- a CDS encoding tripartite tricarboxylate transporter substrate binding protein BugD, with product MTLIPRTLSALLAASAMLAAGAAHAEYPERPINMVVPFAAGGPTDNVARSLAEAMRQSLGQTVVVENKGGAGGTIGTTQVARSQPDGYSVLLMHAGFSTAPSLYKNPGYDPYKSFEPIGLVVDVPMTIIARSDFPPNTIQELADYVKKNKDKVSLANAGIGAASHLCGTMLVEALGVQLLTIPYKGTAPAMNDLLGKQVDLLCDQTTNTTQQIDGGKVKAYAVTSLQRVPTLPKLPTMDESGFKGFEVGIWHGMWVPKGTPKPVVDKLVKSLQAGLADPKFQERMKQLGATVLTKEANPQALEAKVKQQVPQWAELFKKAGVEQQ
- a CDS encoding competence/damage-inducible protein A — translated: MAAEPASRRIGLIIVGDEILSGRRQDKHFSKVVELLGARGMQLGWAEFLPDDRDTLVAAYRRSFATGDVVFSCGGIGGTPDDHTRQAAAAALDLPLALHPEAEQAIALRTAEMAAKGQGTADMSAPENQQRLQMGVFPEGCEIVPNPYNRIPGFFIRDHTFVPGFPVMAWPMLEWTLDTRYRALQHTRRHAEHSFLVFSMPESRITPAMQMVETRWPGVRAFSLPSVGEAGGTPHIDLGVKGEPEAAAEALAFLRAEVLRLGGKLAPPAA
- a CDS encoding thioredoxin family protein — encoded protein: MTLLVPGSDLTALRAQLAASPKAWLVACFCAAWCDTCEEYKPKLRALSSTLPHHVFAWIDIEDHAELLGEVDVENFPTLLVQVGGRVVFYGPMLPHIGHLERLLESLDEHSAPVTAPLPDLPRLLAA
- a CDS encoding IclR family transcriptional regulator; this encodes MSRPSSTRNALDAETDGASGSPIAIQVIERAMRLLDALAAQPDPVTLKELSATTGLHASTAHRILNDLVVGRYVERVDNGLYQLGMRLLELGSLVKGRLNVREAAIAAMRSLHKLTGQTVNLSVQQGDEIVYIDRAWSERSGMQVVRAIGGRAPLHLTSTGKLFLSTADTRQVRAYALRTGLAGHTRNSLTDLERLERELALVRRHGYARDNEELELGVRCIAAGIFDDTGKLVAGLSISAPAERLQDDWIKALVDTAASISEALGYEPSVSSGFNGLGMAAEAMRT